The following coding sequences lie in one Arachis ipaensis cultivar K30076 chromosome B03, Araip1.1, whole genome shotgun sequence genomic window:
- the LOC107631348 gene encoding heme-binding protein 2, which yields MEKKIIMCLLHCLSIVMCCLCGNLVTVHAIETPKYTVIRSESDFQIRLYSESTWMSALVLPPTSFDNSTKTGFHRLYEYIHGGNLNSSKLAFTAPVLTSMPSSGDDYVVRMYVSARFQGKPPLPNQELKLQVEKWKAQCIAVRTFSGFAADDNIYKEIEALINSVNRRREDGRSSGTIQDKGSYTIAQYNGSSHNTGRLNEVWINVSGLTSEGCPPSQ from the exons atggaaaagaaaataatcaTGTGCTTGCTTCATTGCTTGTCCATAGTAATGTGTTGCTTGTGTGGCAACTTAGTAACAGTGCATGCAATTGAAACACCAAAATACACAGTGATAAGGTCTGAATCAGATTTCCAAATCAGACTCTACTCTGAATCCACATGGATGTCAGCTCTTGTTCTTCCACCAACTTCCTTCGACAACTCCACCAAAACTGGATTCCACAG GTTGTATGAATACATTCACGGTGGCAATTTGAATTCATCAAAACTTGCATTCACTGCACCGGTCTTAACCAGCATGCCTTCATCAGGGGATGACTATGTTGTGAGGATGTATGTATCTGCTAGATTTCAGGGGAAACCGCCACTGCCAAATCAAGAGCTGAAGTTGCAGGTAGAGAAGTGGAAGGCTCAATGCATTGCAGTGAGGACCTTCAGTGGTTTTGCCGCAGATGATAACATTTACAAAGAGATTGAAGCTCTTATAAACAGTGTAAATAGACGGCGCGAAGATGGAAGAAGTTCAGGGACTATACAAGATAAGGGGTCATACACCATTGCTCAGTACAATGGTTCGTCTCATAACACAGGGCGCCTGAATGAAGTGTGGATCAATGTGTCTGGACTTACTTCAGAAGGTTGTCCACCTTCTCAGTGA